One segment of Salvelinus fontinalis isolate EN_2023a chromosome 42, ASM2944872v1, whole genome shotgun sequence DNA contains the following:
- the LOC129841099 gene encoding endothelin receptor type B-like produces MGNPYTICPSPETKRGMCSIMGAPIVHVLVLMAVMAALPGPGMCQINSTTDEGEKNSLPDQGLVLHNTHITLQPLGFHSTSSPFLEHGSPISTRGHQGPQWPRVGAGSGATNITRIRAPPPCTIATSIQGYFKYINTVISIIVFVVGIVGNATLLRIIYQNKCMRNGPNALIASLALGDLIYITIDIPINVYKLLATRFPFDDNSFGLCLCKLVPFLQKASVGITVLNLCALSVDRYRAVASWSRVQGVGIPLRTAMEIVSIWVLSMVLAVPEAIGFDMVEFNYRNETIRTCMLNPKTEFMMYYKDIKDWWLFGFYFCVPLMCTAVFYTLMTCEMLNHRNGSLRIVLSEHLKQRREVAKAVFCLVLIFALCWFPLHLSRILKKMVYNPRDIGRCDLLNFLLVLDYLSINLATVNSCINPIILYFVSKKFKNCFKSCLCCWCHSDATVTSTGQNGNGTSIQCKSPEPANLHTDRSLRKDSD; encoded by the exons ATGGGGAACCCCTACACTATCTGTCCATCTCCTGAGACAAAGCGTGGAATGTGTTCTATAATGGGCGCCCCAATCGTACATGTGTTGGTGCTAATGGCCGTCATGGCCGCCCTGCCTGGCCCTGGAATGTGTCAGATAAACAGCACCACAGACGAGGGAGAGAAGAACTCCCTACCAGATCAGGGCCTGGTCCTCCACAACACCCACATCACCCTCCAACCCCTGGGCTTCCACAGCACCAGTAGCCCCTTCCTGGAGCATGGGAGTCCCATCTCCACCAGGGGCCACCAGGGGCCGCAATGGCCCAGGGTCGGAGCTGGATCTGGGGCCACAAACATCACCAGGATAAGGGCCCCTCCACCATGCACCATCGCCACTTCCATTCAAGGCTATTTCAAATACATCAACACAGTGATTTCTATCATAGTGTTTGTGGTGGGCATAGTGGGCAATGCCACCCTGTTGAGAATTATCTACCAGAATAAGTGCATGAGGAACGGGCCCAATGCCCTCATTGCCAGCCTGGCGCTGGGAGACCTCATCTACATCACCATAGATATACCCATCAACGTCTACAAG CTCCTTGCCACCAGGTTCCCCTTCGATGACAATTCCTTTGGGCTGTGTCTGTGTAAGCTGGTGCCATTCCTACAGAAGGCCTCTGTGGGCATCACCGTCCTCAACCTCTGTGCCCTAAGCGTCGACAG GTACCGTGCAGTGGCGTCATGGAGCAGGGTCCAGGGAGTAGGGATTCCTCTTCGGACGGCCATGGAGATCGTGTCCATCTgggtgctgtccatggtcctggctGTCCCAGAGGCCATCGGTTTCGACATGGTTGAATTCAACTACAGGAACGAGACCATACGGACATGTATGCTCAACCCCAAGACTGAGTTCATGATG TACTATAAGGACATCAAGGACTGGTGGTTGTTTGGGTTCTACTTCTGCGTTCCTCTGATGTGTACGGCCGTGTTCTACACTCTGATGACCTGTGAGATGCTCAACCACAGGAACGGCAGCCTCCGCATCGTCCTCAGTGAACACCtcaaacag AGACGGGAAGTGGCCAAAGCAGTGTTCTGCCTGGTCCTGATCTTCGCTCTGTGCTGGTTCCCCCTGCACCTCAGCAGGATCCTCAAGAAGATGGTCTACAACCCCAGAGACATCGGACGCTGTGACCTGCTCAA CTTCCTGTTGGTCTTGGATTACCTGAGTATCAACCTAGCCACAGTAAACTCCTGtataaaccccatcatcctctacTTTGTCAGCAAGAAGTTCAAAAACTGTTTCAAG TCCTGCCTGTGTTGTTGGTGCCACTCGGATGCCACAGTGACCAGCACGGGACAAAACGGGAACGGGACCAGTATCCAGTGCAAGAGCCCAGAGCCCGCCAACCTTCACACGGACCGCAGCCTACGCAAAGACAGTGACTGA